In Macadamia integrifolia cultivar HAES 741 unplaced genomic scaffold, SCU_Mint_v3 scaffold429, whole genome shotgun sequence, the genomic stretch TCCAAGGAATATAGCTAGGGCTGCAACAAAATTTACAACAAAATATGCAACAACAAATATAACAACAGAATAGAGTTATTGAGGAATTGGCCACAACAATGCACGGTAGGGGAATACCAGTTCCACCTACACCAATGGCACCACCTCCTCTAGTTCCTACAGTTACAGTACCTCAAGTTAACCTAAGGATTTCAGTAGCACCACATACTATAGGTGGGCAAGCAACTCAGGCTATACTAGTTATAAGTACACAGGCAGGACAGTAAGGCTTAGAGAACCCACCAACAGTATAAGTGTGGACTGATATGAGtaagttgatggagaaattccagAAATATAGGCATCCATACTTCAGTTGTGTGAGTTCTGACCCATTAGCACCATCAAAATGGGTGGAAGGAGTTAAAAAGGCAGTGGCAGTGTTAGGTTGCAGTGATGAGCTAAAGATTATGTGTGCTACCTATCAACTGCAGAATGAAGCTCATTCTTGGTGGAAGGATACCAGACCCATACTGTTAGCCACACATCCACATCCCACTTGGGATCAGTTTGTAGAGGCATTTTATGGGAACTATTTCCCTATCAGTGTGAGAGACAGGAATGAGTCAGAATTTATGGCTTTGGTTCAAGGACCTAAGTCAGTGTTGgagtatcaacaacaatttgaggatTTATATTATTTTGCCCCAGAACATATGAAGAATGAAAGTGCAAAggtaaagaaatttgagaagggtATTGGAGCTATGTTAGTAGCACATCGGCTCCAGAACTATGCTGATGTGGTTTAGATTGCTAAATCTATTGAAGATAAGCAGAGGGAAGGCTATCAGATTTAGGTGGCAAGAAAAGCAAGAACAAGTAATACAAGAAGATAGTTTGGAAGGTTTGGAagagaagcttcttcttctactatAATACCCATACAGAAAGAGGTTAGTCGAGCTTCTACACAATCACAGTCAGCACAATCTCTGCCAGCAATTTCTACTCGTCAGCCTATTACTGTGAGATGTTATGTGTACCAACAGCCAAGGCACTATGCAAGATTTTGTCCTTAGAGGAAACCAAGTGAACATAGTgtggcttcttcttctgcaCCCACCAAGAAGTCATAGGCATCAGGGAAAGTCTATGCACTAACAGCTAAGGAAGCCGAGGTTGGACCTGGAGTAGTGATAGGTACAGTGATTGTTTCTAGTATGCCAGCACatatattatttgatttttgtgcatctcattcatttgtatcttctAATTTTGCTTCAAGACTGGGTGTGAAATCTAAAAAGTTAGCTTATCAGTTGATGATCAATACACCTACAGGGTTTATTATAGACTTAGAGGATGTGTATGAGCTTTGTATTATTCGGATATGTGGGTGAGATATAATAGCTCATCTGATTTGTATAGATATGAAGGATCTTGATGTTATCCTAGGTATGGATTGGCTATCTGCATATTGAGTTTGTGTGCTctgtgctgaaataaaaatactgTTTAGACCCAGAAATCGAGATGAGTTTATATTTCAAGGACAATGGAAGGAAACTAGGAAGGTATTAATTTCTGCTATCCAAGTACATAAATTATTAGAGGAAGGATGTGAAGCGCACGTTACATTTGTCCAAGATACTATAAGGGAGATTGCAACATTAGAAGATCTGGAAGTAGTAAAAGAATTTCCATATGTATTTCCAGAGGATTTATGTAGTGTGCCCCTAGATAGGGTGACTGAATTTTGTATTGACTTGATACCTGGGgcagcaccagtgtcaaaggcaccctataggatggttcctactgaattaaaggagttgaaggaatagttgtaggatttggtgaagaaGGGTTTTATTAGACCCAGTGTATGGGGGGCTCTAGTCTTGTTTttgaagaaggatgggagtttacggatgtgtattgattaccaggaattgaacaagttgacaattaagaaccggtatccactTCCCCACagtgatgatttatttgatcaattacAAGGAGCCAGT encodes the following:
- the LOC122068581 gene encoding uncharacterized protein LOC122068581, whose protein sequence is MEKFQKYRHPYFSCVSSDPLAPSKWVEGVKKAVAVLGCSDELKIMCATYQLQNEAHSWWKDTRPILLATHPHPTWDQFVEAFYGNYFPISVRDRNESEFMALVQGPKSVLEYQQQFEDLYYFAPEHMKNESAKVKKFEKGIGAMLVAHRLQNYADVV